The stretch of DNA CCCAGGCGGCGCTGCACCTCGTCCACCACATGGCGGAAGGCGGGGTCGCGTTTGATTCCCTGCGCCACCTCGGCCCCGGCATAGTCCGGACGCACATCGCTTACAGGCGGCGCGGCGGGGGCCGTCTCCCGCAGGACACCGGCCGTCTGCAAGAGCTGCAGAGCGTCCTTCAGCGCCGCGGCGGTCATCCCAAGCGCCGTGCAGGCCTTGGTGTCCAGGCATTTCCCCCGGTGAGAGAGCAGATAAAGATAGAGACGGGCGGCCTCGCCGCTGCCGGTGCCCAAAAGCGCCGTGACCGTCTCGTCTGTGATGGTATGTACGCCGCCGCGCGGCAAATCAAATGTGCGCTCGGTCATGCTTTTCCTCCCGCTTCGCGTCTTCCGGGCCGCGCCCCAAACAAGCGCCTCCGCAAAAAACAGGGTGCTTCCATTATACAGAGTCCGACGGGATTCGTAAAGTCTAAAATGCACCGGGAAAATGTAAAAATTTAACATCAATTCTACAGCGTCTGCGACGATTCGGGGGAATGCTATACAAGGAGCTGATGCGGCACTGCCCCGGTGCGCAAAAAAATTTCCATATTTTTTCGCAGGTCTTAAGTGAACAGAAACATGGAGAAATAATGAATTTTTTGTAAAAAACGGAGCAATCCGCAATAAACGATTGAAATCCGATAGGAATACAGGGGTTATTTACAAATAATCCCTGTATTCCTGAGAGAAAATTCTACGATATAAGAGGTGAACCATCTATTACCACCCAAAAATAGGCAGGGGGGCAAACAAAATGAAGCGACGTATGACCAGTCTCTTCCTGGCGTTTTCCGTACTATTCGTGACCACCGTGGCCGCCGTGGCGGCGCTGCTTCCGGAGCCGTCGCAGGACGCGCAGATACAATGGGAAGCAGACAGCCCATTCAGATACATGGTAGATGAACAACGACTGGAAAGCCCACCGCCGTCACAGGAAATACCCGGTACACCGGGCAGTTTCCGGGCGGCGGGTTTTTTTGCGTCCGAACTGACGACGCCCGTCTTGTCTCCGGAGACCGATCTGCGGGAGATGATGGCGCGGCAGCCAAGAGAAGTCGCCGTGCCGGAGGACCGCTACATCGTCAAGTACAAAGAGGGACGGGAGGCGGACTTCAAAGAAGCCGCCGCGCCGCTTGCGTTGGAATCGGACGCCGTGGCGCGGAAAACGCTGCCCGCGGAACTGCGGGCTGTCCCGAACCTCTCCGCGGCGCTGCCCGCGGGCGACTTTGCGGAACTGGACCGGCTGGAGACGCTGACACTGGCGGAGCCTATTTTGCCGAGCGAACTGGCGGAACAACTGGCGGAGTTGGGCGTGGCGGAGTATGTCGAATACATTTGCCCAGACTACAAGCTGTCGCTGGACAGCCTGTCATTGGAACTGACGGAGGGCACTGAAACAGAGACGACGACATCGTTCACGGAGACAGATATATCATCTACAGAGACGGAGACGACGTCCAACGTAACTGTTTCCCCGCCGTCGACCGGCGGTCCGCTGGCGCAGGCAACGCCTGTATTGGTGGCGGTGCTGGACACCGGCGTGGATGTGGGGCACACGTCGCTGGCCGGTTGCCTGACGCAGGGATTCAACGTAATGACCGGCGGCGATGATATATACGACGAGACCCGGCCGCTGGCATATTCCCACAGTACGCACTTGGTGGGCAGCATCTGCGGCGCGGCGGCGGAGACGGGCGCGGCGGTGGAGATCCTCCCGATACAGGTGTTTGAAAACGGAGTTGCAAGGACCAGTGACATATTGGCAGGAATTTCTTACGCGGAGGAGCAGGGAGCTGCCATTGTGAACTGCAGCTTCGGGACGACGGCGGAGAACCCGGCGCTGTACGAGGCGATACAAAACAGCAATATGCTGTTCGTCTGTGCGGCGGGCAACAACCGGCGCGACATGGCGGAAACGCCGTCATACCCGGCAGCCTACGACCTGCCCAATGTGCTAAGTGTGACATCTGTGAACGACGACGGCGGGTTCAGCTATTTCT from Oscillospiraceae bacterium encodes:
- a CDS encoding S8 family serine peptidase, producing the protein MKRRMTSLFLAFSVLFVTTVAAVAALLPEPSQDAQIQWEADSPFRYMVDEQRLESPPPSQEIPGTPGSFRAAGFFASELTTPVLSPETDLREMMARQPREVAVPEDRYIVKYKEGREADFKEAAAPLALESDAVARKTLPAELRAVPNLSAALPAGDFAELDRLETLTLAEPILPSELAEQLAELGVAEYVEYICPDYKLSLDSLSLELTEGTETETTTSFTETDISSTETETTSNVTVSPPSTGGPLAQATPVLVAVLDTGVDVGHTSLAGCLTQGFNVMTGGDDIYDETRPLAYSHSTHLVGSICGAAAETGAAVEILPIQVFENGVARTSDILAGISYAEEQGAAIVNCSFGTTAENPALYEAIQNSNMLFVCAAGNNRRDMAETPSYPAAYDLPNVLSVTSVNDDGGFSYFSNYGETVIDIAAPGRAVVSTLPENRTGPMTGTSMAASVVTGAAAAVLSLTTPDSGAAYDAETLRRQLLATADRLENLQ